The nucleotide sequence AACCGCGTCCGCACAGAGTGGGCGCACGCCACAGGCCCGcttcttcttggcagcttcctcgtgcagtccctccctccctcctcatcCTCTCACCCCACGTCTCCCCTCACGCGCCTCGCACCCCATTCCCTTTTCCAGCCCCCCTCGCTTCGTCTGCGTCTGCGTCTGCGTCTGAGACACAGCACCACGCCGCGGCCGCCCCACCCACCCGCCAGCCAGCCAGCCCTCACAAAGACTTGACCGGTTCCTGCGACCGCCTCGGCCTCTTCGCCTCCACCGCCTCTTCCGCGATCCCCTTCCGCCCGCCGTCTTCCGTCCGCAGCCCCAGCTCCGGCTTCCCCCTGCTGGTTACCGCTCTCCCCTCCGATCGATCGGTCGGGGCTACGTCCCGGCGCCGGCGCGGCTCTGCTCTCCGCACCACAGGTGAGGGAACTCCTTCCTCGGCGACCACTTCCCGATCCATTCCGTTTCGCGTGAGAAGAGGCGCCTTCCTCGGTGCCGGCGCTTTTGCCGCGGTTGCCGGCAGAGCTCTCGTTGGTTTAGGGCTCGAGGTTCTGGTGCTCCTGGATTTAGGCCTTTGGGGACAGGGAGgagagattttttttttttttgggccggagctcctctcctcgagtcCCGATTTTGGCGCATGCGGAGCGCGATTCGGGGCCCCTTCCGCCGAAACCTCGGCCCGTTGGCACGAACGACCACATAGCGGGGATTCGAGTTGCACCATAGTGCGTGGGGAACTGGGGCTCATTGCCGTCTCGTTGCAGTACTAATGGCCCCCCTTTTGGTCGTGTGGAGTAAGGGGAGAGAGGGGGTGCTGTAAGATTACTTGAAGTGATTCTAATTACTCTCTATAGTTTCAGAATCACAGTACTAATCGTATTTGTGTTTTGTTATTCTTGCCCAGATCATATACAATGGAAACTCTACGTGACATGGCTCTGCCACCAGGATTTGGATTCCATCCCAAGGACACTGAACTCGTTGCTCACTATCTGAAAAAGAAAATACTCGGTCAGAAAATCGAATATGACATTATACCAGAGGTGGATATATACAAGCATGAACCATGGGATTTACCTGGTAAGTTGAAGATGCTTGTATATGGTTGCCTGTGATTATTCTGGTTCATAGTAAAATGCAGTATGGAGGAGAAAAATGTTTATTTTCTGCTCCTATATTTGTACTTTGTTCTTTTCCACAAATTGAGCCTTCTCGTGTCACATAATGTAATTATTGGTAATGATATCATAACTAGACATTTGGTAGGAGTGACTAAAGAACGTGGCATATACCCTTGTTTAACCAGTGATgatagggcatgtacaatggtgctatcttagcaGTGCCACTTAGTATAAATGTTGAGGcggaggagagagaaatcataagaaaaggcttgtcttctcttatttaagaaattATCTCTTAGAACATGTCTCACTACGTtcttaggaataactagttattgaagataaggctaagagatgacccattgtagacatgctTTTATTGTCATTTCTAAATTACATACAGGACTTAAGATAAGACTGTCTTATCAACCACTGTGCATGCCCTTAGTAGTTAATCTTAATAAGCTTTATAATTTTAACAGTTGATCGCTAATGGTGTATTTTCTTTGTCAGTACTCATCCTTTGGCATTATAGAGGATTTACTTTCTGTTTTTAGTATCCGATGCATTCTAGATTTTATCTGCCGTGTTCTTCAAATCCTCATCGTACCTAATCCTCTGATGATACTTCATGTTACAGCAAAGTGCAATGTTCCAACCCAGGATAACAAGTGGCATTTCTTTGCTGCTCGAGACAGAAAGTATCCTAATGGTGCTCGGTCAAATAGGGCAACGGTTGCTGGGTATTGGAAGTCTACTGGAAAAGACCGGGCCATTAAGGTGGATAAGCGGACCATAGGAACAAAGAAAACTTTAGTTTTTCATGAAGGTCGGCCTCCCACTGGAAAACGTACTGAGTGGATTATGCATGAATACTACatagatgagaatgaatgtcaagccTGCCCTGATATGAAGGTATTGTACCAACAATTGAGGTTTCAAAACATTAGTATATTAAGAAACAGCATGAGAGAGCTAGATGCATTTCGTTGCATCTTTTACATGTTATGTTACATTACTTGATGTGCATTTCACATGTTAGATGCCTTAAAAAAAGGCACAAACTTGAAATCTAGTGTGCTAatgttatttctttcttcttcAGGATGCCTTTGTTCTATGTAAAGTTACTAAAAGAATTGACTGGACATCAGAGAATGGTAACGAGGTGGGCAATAATAACCCTCAGCCACAACAAGCAAATGTTGCTGCTATTTTAGCTGTCAGTGTTGAACAACCAGATACTGCTGCATCATCAATTATTGGTGATGAACTTCCAAGTGATGCTGCTACGGTAGCTATCCCTGCTCACACAACTCCAGATGGGAATGATGACCTTAAAGAATGGCTGGAAGAACTGCTTGATACCTCCTTTGATCCTTCTGCTAACACTGCAGTGGATTCTATTTCTGCTCAACTGTCTCCGGATGAACAAAATGCTGAATCATCGGTATGTTATCCCTCACAGCAGTGCTTAGTATTTAAACAATTCAACCAATAGTTCCCTTGTAAGGAAAAATGCTTATGCATAGGCAAGAAATTATTAGGTAGATTTTGCAAGCCAAGAAGCTTCTTCATAATAATTTTGATCTCATGCATGTGCTAGTTGCTTGGTGGTAGTTGATAGAGCTAACTAGGTATGCATAAATCACTCACGCCAGAAAATACTGTAGAACTTTGCTGATATGTGGATACCATAGACAACAGTGCACTAAAAATGAGTTTATTTATGCACAGAAAAACAAAATCTAAATTGCAGTGCTATTAATTATTTCCAAGAAACTCTGAATTGTCCAATGTAATCTTAAATAAAGTTGAAACTAGCCAGAGTTATTAGTTATTACAACTTGTTCTGGACCTGGTGTTAGTAGCTTGTCAATTCCTTAAACTAGCTTATGTGCTAGTGCTACTCCTTTGTCCTGTCTCTTTGCTGCTGAATTTGTGTGTACCTCAGGATTATGGGCTCATCCTCTTAAAATATTAATTTTTAAGTTATGAGCGTATCATAGTGCAAATTATGAGCAATCTTCTCCTTTCTGCTGGGCATGGTACTATATTTTTTAGTTCCTGCACGCTTACTCATTGCATTTATTTTCCCTGCTGAATTACAGAACATTGGTGCTATGGCTCCGAAGGTGGAACTGGACTATGCCAGTCCTAACCAGACTGTGGTAGACGATACAGACTTCCTGTTGCCAGATGATATTCACTCCATGTTGTATCCTGGTAGTGATGACTTCACTTCATGGCAGCAAACATACTTTACGGCGGCGGATCCCTTCAGTCTGTCAAACAACTTCATGGAGGAATTTCAGATGAAAGAGCTACAGTTACCTCTGGAAAATAATGGGCCTAATCTGTATGAACCTGCTGATACTGGAATTGTAGTGCGAACACGTCATGGGGGAACATCTGCAGCCAGCGCTCCACCATACAAGGCTCGACTTCAGCAAAGTCTTGGCAGGATGGTTACGAGCAGCTCTGAATCCATCAACCAGACTATCAAGTTCGTTGACAACAACGGTCATCTTGATCTCATGACTAATGTGAAACACCAGAAGAAACATGTGCGTGATATTACTTCTGCCAGGCAGTCTGATGCAAAGAAGTGTGGAGGTCACAACAACCAAGGATTTCTCAGGGGCATCCAAAGGGCATTTAGAGGCTGTTCAGCAACAGGACTGAATATACTCGTTGCTCTTTGCATGGTTGGAGTTGCTGCAGCAATACTGCACCATGGACGTCACCGTGGTGGGATCAGTTTGTAGTAGAGGGGGATCAGAAGCGTGCCTAGTTTTAGCTGTACAAATCTGTAGCATCTACGCACTGTGATCTTGATCTTGACAGTAGGCACTGTGATTGAAGTGGACGAGCGATTGAGCATGTGGCTGGGATCCTTGCCTTCTGGAGGTACTTGGTCGTTAGTCGTTACACGTAATGTGTGCTCTGGTGCAGGACATTGATTCCCTTATATCTGGTTTCTTCATGGTGTTTGTACATATGAAGCTCTTGCTTTTTGATCAGTCTGGCTAGGTACTATGGTGATGGATGAGTGCCAAACAGAAAAGAACAAAAACATAGGGAATAATAGCTGTGATAAGTTCTCTCTTACTGCATGCTAGATTTGTAACTCTGAACCATAGTTAACAGCTTGTAGTAGGGTCATCTTTTTCATTCGAGTTGAACCAAGGGTACTTATGTAAATTAGCGAGTAATAATCATCATCTCACTTTGGATTACAGCATTATTGGATTACAGTATTGCTGTCATTTGAAGCGATGACCTGTTTGCTTGAGTACTACTGTCATTTGAAGCGATGACCTGTTTGCTTGCTGACATTCGCCGCCTCGGCAGTCACGCTTTGACGCATGACAGCTAAAACAATGAAAATTCGCAGGGCACGCACCAGCACATCTGTCTATTGATTTGCCCTGTGATTCGGGCACTTGTTTTGACGGAACTTGCTTGAAAAGGAGAAAAAATCTCAACCCTGTCAATATGGCTACTTGTTTTGACGGAAATTGCTTGAAAAGGAGAAGAATTCTCAACCCTGTCAATATGGCACAATATACGTACATCAACCGTTCTTGTGCATCACTATTCCTGTGTTAGGTTTCATCTTCTTATCTTGTTTAATTCCCTCTTTACTCTTAAACCGGTTCTTTTCAATCCTTCTTTCTTAAACCGATTCTTCTTTTCAATCATGTCTCATCCATTGATATTGTTTACCTTCTTACTCTGTACACCCGTTCCGGTGTCACCTTTCCCTACTCCTTTTCGCGTCATCTGACTTCTTCCTTTCAATCCTTTGATCATGTTGTTTCTCAATTGATTTTATGTCCGTCCAAtttatcttcctcttccttatcTTAATTGATCAGttactgtgttgtcctatcgtaaTTTCGTGCCATCCTTCTTTCCATCATAAATTCATGCACTCTTAAACGATGCAACGGCCGCTACACGCCGCCTTGAGTCCTTGATGTCACCGTAGTTACGAGGAAAAAAACTCAACATTGCACTATCCAGATCTAAACGCCTATCAACAACTCATGATACCAATTGACAAGATCTGAAGAACTAAAGGCTCGGGACCGCTGGTTTACGGCGATTATGGCGTCTAGACTTTTGtggcgatgatgatggtgggagCGATGTCAGCGACGCGACAGTGGTTGCGGTAGTCGGCTCTTGTCCGACGTCTCCATTCTTCGTTTTGTTTGTGGCTATGGAGTCGACATTGCGGCAGCGGGCCTTGTGGTGTACGACAACTGTCTGTAGGTGGCCCACTGGGCGATCTTCCGTGGCACCAACTGTGCCTGGTTTTGTCCTTTAGAGTTCTCCGTCAGTGTCAGAGTGTCTGGCCGCCGGTGGCTGAGTTTTGCCGCAGATCTTCATACAGGTCCACGTGTCTGCTACGGTGTGGGTCGAGTCGAAGATCGCCTACGGCAAAGTCGGAGTGGTTTGCTCATAGTTTATGGATGATGATGATTCCTCTAGGGAAGGAGCGATGACGATGATGCATGTGTGTTGTCTCGACAAGGTCCTCTTTGAATTGGTGTGCAAAAAATAtaaacatccacaatattaaacgAAGAATATATATAAATTCATTTCATATTatggattttgatatatttctctacaaatttggtcaaacttgATAGGTTTGAGTTTTCAAAAAATAATAAATATTATATTTAGGCGTTGCAAAGCGCGTCCAACCCTTCTAGTAGATATACTATGCTCCCTAATTTTGGAGCTCTCTCCTTTAATTAAAGTTTCAATATCTGGTTTGGTTCATGATTTTGACTTGGTCAATGATTTTatcaattgaggtgttcaatttgaATCGTGTTCAACGATTTTGATTGAGGTTATTTTGAATTTAATCCATGATTTTCATTCAATTGAGGTGTttaattttggatgttttataatttTGACTGGGTCAGCGATTTCAATTGAGGTGTTCAAATTTTGGATCTGTTTCACGATTTTAACTCGGTCAACGATTTCGATTTTGGTTATTTTAAATTTGTTTCATGATTTTCATTGAATTGAGATGTTTAATTTTTTGTTGGGGCGACGATTTCCATTGAGATGTCCAATTTTGAAGTTGAACGGGTCAATGATTTCTCTCAAATCAATCAGAAACAACCAGCATATAAAAAAACCGTCAACAACCGTCCTATTAAAGCACATAGTCATGCACACCCTTCCATCACCTAGCAAAAAGGAATCATCAACATGCAACATTATAGCACGAATATAGCATGTCGTCGTGAGTGCAGGAAACTTtctcacatactccctccgttccacaatatatGCCTTCCATTTATCGAAATATAGATGTatttagacatgttttagtatatcgGTACATTTATTTTTGGACAAATGAAAGTCAAGTATTTTAGGAGTACATGTCAGTTAATTAGCACATAATCACACCTTTTGAAAGGGACTTGGAAAACACCACATTATAAAGAAAAATAGTCCATCATCTTCTCACGTATCaaacccaatatttttttatgaaaACGGCGCAGCAAGTGCGTACAACTCTTCTAGTGGTTATATTATTGTTTTTTGAAAGATCCAGGGATTCCTGGCTTTGCATTGATTTAGCAGAGAGCAATTAGGAAACAAAACATGGGATGGGTGACCCATAGGTCAAGGATTAAAGAGAAGAGAAAACAGAGAGAAAGGGGAAAAAACAGGAGCTCCAAGTTACATATCTCCCAACGTATCCCCGAATGTGGTCATATTATTGTTGAGGTGAATGGCTTGTTGGAGAATAGGGTACTTGATCCGGTTAAGATATCTCGTGAACAAAATAGGGTAGTGGTCATATTATTGTTGAGGTGAATGACTTGTTGGAGAATAGGGTGTTTGTTTCGGTTAAGCTATCTCGTGAACAAAATAAAGCGGTACATTGCTTAGCGAACAATTGTCGGATAGCACTGTGGCTTAACCAATCACCCTTTGTTGCCTACGAAGCACCGATACGGCCAGAACTGGTGTATCTGCATTGCACGCCGCCGATACTCCGATACGCAGGATACGGCTTTGATACGCGTATCCCAAGTGTATCCcggttttttattaaaaaaaataaaataaacccgaTACGCACTGTGGAGACGGCGCGATACGGGCAGGACACGGCAAGGACGTCGCCGGCGCCGAGCTCAATAAGATGCCCACGAGCGGGGGACTGaggagcgcgccgccgccgctgcctgaaGTGGTTCGCCGCCGGGAATCGCGTTGACTCgccacgccgccgcctcgactGACTTGACTGGAGTATTCTCCGCCGCCGTCGCAAGAGCTGCTTACTGTGTGCTTGGCTGACTGCTTTCTGTGTGCTTGGCTGATTCCCCTGAGCCCCGAGTGACGTGTGCTTGGATAAGTTGCATGTCAATATCTCTATCGAGAACTCCAATCATTACTGTGCTGCCCGTTTAGAAACAAACCCACTCTCAGGGCATACTTGTAGTATAGAACAACAATGCAACTTTGGATCCCTATGTGTAGGCGTGTAACTAGTGATTTTAGAAATTTAGCCTGAGATGTGTTTTGGTCCTATCTCACACATTCTATTATGTTTGTTTTTATTACatgtcattttattaattatttatataTACTAACGGTATCGCCGTATTGATGTTTTCAGAAATTGCCGTATACCATATCGCCGTACCCGTTTCGTCGTATCGGTGCTTCATAGTTTATTGCTGAACTTCTCATGAACGATTGTATCGTCGTATCGGTGCTTAAGAATTTGGTTCCCCTCGCGTCGCTCCCGCGAGCAACCGAGGGGACTCACCCGTCGCCGGCCTctaggcctcctcctccccctccttcccctcgccgtcgccggtctgcgccgccgggcaaagcccggtaggtgctggcggcggcggggcctcgtCTCTCCCTGGCGCGGCGGAGATCGGCGCGGGCCGGTGTCCCTGCATGGAGGCGCGCTGCTGGACCGGGGCGGCGCGACATCTGGGCGGCTCGGCGGCGCCCTGGGCTTCCTTGGCTGCGGGGTGGGTTCTGCTCCTGGTGTGGG is from Triticum aestivum cultivar Chinese Spring chromosome 3A, IWGSC CS RefSeq v2.1, whole genome shotgun sequence and encodes:
- the LOC123060990 gene encoding NAC domain-containing protein 74 → METLRDMALPPGFGFHPKDTELVAHYLKKKILGQKIEYDIIPEVDIYKHEPWDLPAKCNVPTQDNKWHFFAARDRKYPNGARSNRATVAGYWKSTGKDRAIKVDKRTIGTKKTLVFHEGRPPTGKRTEWIMHEYYIDENECQACPDMKDAFVLCKVTKRIDWTSENGNEVGNNNPQPQQANVAAILAVSVEQPDTAASSIIGDELPSDAATVAIPAHTTPDGNDDLKEWLEELLDTSFDPSANTAVDSISAQLSPDEQNAESSNIGAMAPKVELDYASPNQTVVDDTDFLLPDDIHSMLYPGSDDFTSWQQTYFTAADPFSLSNNFMEEFQMKELQLPLENNGPNLYEPADTGIVVRTRHGGTSAASAPPYKARLQQSLGRMVTSSSESINQTIKFVDNNGHLDLMTNVKHQKKHVRDITSARQSDAKKCGGHNNQGFLRGIQRAFRGCSATGLNILVALCMVGVAAAILHHGRHRGGISL